A window of the Parabacteroides merdae ATCC 43184 genome harbors these coding sequences:
- a CDS encoding tyrosine-type recombinase/integrase: MSKCKTVTLRKRKIKNGTQYSLCLDYYPGYRDNATMKVITREALGIYIFAKPANQQERDFNARMMKKAEILRNRRYEAIFNENNGFFDKAKMKGDFLAYFKELADRKNIKWQHVYKHFERFVNGKCTFEEVDVDLCRKFMEYLLNAPQSIHTNQKLHINSAAGYWSAFRAVLHTAYRDKKIKENPNGFLDRIECIPTMREHLSQEELIRLAETPCEEDVLKRAFLFACLTGLRKSDIRQLTWQQIQPYTNGKMFVTTRMQKTKQIVHNPISDEAYGLLGERHEGLIFEGFKDKMLQGPLKRWLLAAGITKKITFHCTRHSFGSLHVEMGTDMAVIQAYMGHKNITTTQIYSKMAAQQMCEVVDKITLKRKEA; this comes from the coding sequence ATGAGCAAATGCAAGACAGTAACCTTGCGCAAGCGCAAGATTAAGAACGGGACACAGTATTCGCTGTGTCTGGACTATTATCCCGGCTATCGTGACAACGCCACCATGAAAGTGATAACACGTGAAGCACTGGGAATTTACATTTTCGCCAAACCTGCCAACCAGCAGGAGCGTGACTTCAACGCACGCATGATGAAAAAGGCGGAGATACTCCGTAACCGACGTTACGAAGCCATCTTCAACGAGAACAACGGCTTCTTTGACAAAGCCAAGATGAAAGGGGATTTCCTCGCCTACTTCAAGGAACTGGCAGATAGGAAGAATATCAAGTGGCAACACGTCTATAAGCACTTTGAGCGTTTTGTAAACGGCAAATGCACCTTTGAGGAGGTGGACGTGGACTTGTGCCGCAAGTTCATGGAATACCTGCTAAACGCCCCGCAGTCCATACACACCAACCAAAAGCTGCATATCAATTCTGCGGCAGGCTACTGGTCGGCTTTCCGTGCGGTACTTCACACCGCCTACCGGGACAAGAAGATAAAGGAGAACCCTAACGGATTCTTAGACCGCATCGAGTGCATCCCCACCATGAGGGAGCATCTGAGCCAGGAGGAACTGATACGGCTTGCCGAAACGCCATGCGAAGAAGATGTCTTGAAAAGGGCGTTCCTTTTCGCCTGCCTGACCGGACTGCGGAAGAGCGACATTAGGCAGCTCACTTGGCAGCAGATACAACCGTACACCAACGGCAAGATGTTCGTGACCACCCGTATGCAGAAGACGAAGCAGATTGTACACAATCCCATCAGTGATGAAGCCTACGGACTGCTCGGGGAACGGCATGAAGGGCTTATCTTCGAAGGATTCAAGGATAAGATGCTGCAGGGTCCCCTAAAACGTTGGCTGTTGGCGGCAGGCATAACCAAGAAAATAACCTTCCATTGTACCCGGCATTCATTCGGAAGCCTGCACGTGGAAATGGGTACGGACATGGCTGTCATACAAGCCTATATGGGACACAAGAACATTACCACCACACAGATTTATTCCAAGATGGCGGCACAGCAGATGTGCGAGGTCGTGGACAAGATAACCCTGAAACGCAAGGAGGCATAA
- a CDS encoding excisionase family DNA-binding protein, with product MEKTMITFNDLPEVVAQLRDEVMSLRNLLTEQRSENNAKAVDTHVPMSVEEAAEYLGIPKGTLYMKLSEGSIPATKPGKRYCLYRDELDKWLESSRKNPVPLSDEELCESISSSHRRKPGQRNW from the coding sequence ATGGAAAAAACAATGATTACATTCAACGACCTCCCGGAGGTTGTGGCTCAGCTTCGGGACGAGGTGATGAGCCTGAGAAATCTGCTTACGGAGCAGCGCAGTGAGAACAATGCAAAGGCGGTGGACACCCATGTGCCAATGTCAGTGGAAGAGGCGGCGGAATATCTGGGCATTCCCAAGGGAACACTCTACATGAAGCTGTCGGAGGGAAGCATTCCTGCCACTAAGCCCGGCAAACGCTATTGTCTTTATAGAGACGAGCTGGACAAATGGCTGGAATCCTCCCGTAAGAATCCCGTACCCCTGTCCGATGAGGAACTCTGCGAATCCATATCCTCCTCCCACCGCCGCAAGCCCGGTCAACGTAATTGGTAA
- a CDS encoding AAA family ATPase — MEEDKNYISLIHGDLTRATQVQHGMPDSIGAMSIKTANRTILEASLLPMPRALWDSFWYEGELSCLFADSNVGKSILAVQIADRIARTDNVLYLDFELSEKQFQLRYTNEHGKPYTFPEKLYRVSLDCNSLLEADFEEAIMGGIEQMALQTGCKIFIVDNLTYLCCAMEKGDAAGRLMIQLNNLKKKYGLSVLVLAHTPKRSLDCPITSNDLAGSKRLYNFFDSVFAIGKSAQDGGLRYVKQLKVRYGTFSHDADNVIIYEIEKMDAFLQFVFRGYSTEKEHLKKLGDNESSQRDYQILQLSQSGKSVREIASQVNCGKSTVSRIIQRNRKVEESAAPSVPLSQPVGNGTVGQYGTGGTTEETRQTGLFIGQEREEDKQ, encoded by the coding sequence ATGGAAGAGGACAAGAATTATATCAGTCTGATACATGGCGACCTGACGAGGGCGACCCAAGTGCAGCACGGGATGCCGGACAGCATCGGTGCAATGAGTATCAAGACCGCAAACCGGACGATACTTGAAGCATCGCTGCTGCCCATGCCCCGTGCGCTGTGGGACAGTTTCTGGTATGAGGGGGAACTGTCCTGCCTCTTTGCGGATTCCAATGTGGGCAAGTCCATCCTTGCCGTGCAGATAGCCGACCGTATCGCCCGGACGGACAATGTGCTGTATCTGGACTTTGAACTGTCCGAAAAGCAGTTCCAGCTCCGCTATACCAACGAGCATGGAAAGCCCTACACTTTTCCCGAAAAGCTGTACCGGGTTTCGCTTGACTGCAATTCGTTGCTGGAAGCCGATTTCGAGGAAGCCATCATGGGAGGCATTGAGCAGATGGCTCTGCAAACCGGGTGCAAGATTTTCATCGTTGACAATCTTACCTATTTGTGCTGTGCTATGGAGAAAGGCGATGCGGCAGGACGGCTGATGATACAGCTCAACAACCTCAAAAAGAAATACGGGTTGTCCGTCCTTGTGCTGGCGCATACTCCAAAACGCTCTTTGGACTGCCCCATCACGTCCAACGACCTTGCTGGCAGCAAACGGCTTTACAATTTCTTTGACAGCGTGTTTGCCATCGGAAAGAGTGCGCAGGACGGAGGGCTTCGCTATGTAAAACAGCTCAAAGTCCGATATGGGACATTCTCCCACGATGCGGACAATGTAATCATCTACGAGATTGAAAAGATGGATGCTTTTCTGCAATTTGTGTTCAGGGGCTATTCAACGGAAAAGGAACACTTGAAAAAACTTGGCGACAATGAATCCAGCCAGAGGGATTACCAAATATTACAACTGTCCCAGTCGGGGAAGTCCGTCAGGGAAATAGCCTCACAGGTAAATTGCGGAAAATCCACCGTCAGCCGGATAATCCAGCGCAACAGGAAAGTGGAGGAATCAGCCGCCCCAAGTGTCCCGCTGTCCCAACCCGTAGGAAACGGGACGGTGGGACAATATGGGACAGGTGGGACAACGGAGGAAACAAGGCAGACGGGGCTGTTTATCGGTCAGGAAAGAGAGGAGGACAAGCAATGA
- a CDS encoding DUF6371 domain-containing protein yields MGNYTLQKYKGTATRHTCPNCGDRRSFTYYVDESGTPLHPSVGRCNHESSCGYHYTPKEYFHDHPECRTANGFSFDRQKSEQKSVQKPRQAAIGYIPPKYVERSQSVHSNFFRFISSLLDSYYGSKAKEVLKRLLEEYRLGATRDGAVIFWQIDRTGRVRTGKVMQYNPNDGHRVKDGQASAVDWIHSLLKRRHELAEEWQLSQCLFGEHLLGTYPDKVVVLVESEKSAVIGSAIFPGYVWLATGGKSQLREEKLRVLTGRTVLLFPDADGYAEWKQRAGSMTYCKTVVSDIIEKNATPEQKAAHIDIADWIVFQIRESKINCTADHLVEAERILCRMIEKNPVLQKLIDDFDLVLVGASPIGNSGENPP; encoded by the coding sequence ATGGGTAATTATACATTACAGAAATATAAAGGAACGGCAACACGGCATACCTGTCCGAACTGCGGGGACAGGCGTTCTTTCACATACTATGTGGATGAAAGCGGTACGCCCCTGCACCCGTCTGTCGGCAGGTGCAACCACGAAAGCAGTTGCGGGTATCATTACACTCCAAAGGAGTATTTCCATGACCACCCCGAATGCCGTACTGCCAACGGTTTCTCTTTTGACAGGCAAAAGTCGGAACAGAAGTCCGTACAGAAACCACGGCAAGCAGCCATAGGCTACATACCGCCAAAGTATGTGGAGAGGTCGCAAAGCGTGCATAGCAATTTTTTCCGCTTCATTTCATCGCTCCTTGATTCTTATTACGGCAGCAAGGCAAAGGAAGTGTTGAAGAGGTTGCTGGAAGAGTACCGTTTGGGGGCTACCCGTGACGGGGCAGTCATCTTCTGGCAGATAGACCGCACAGGCAGGGTACGCACGGGCAAGGTGATGCAGTACAATCCCAATGACGGACACCGTGTCAAGGACGGACAGGCATCGGCAGTGGACTGGATACACAGCCTGCTTAAAAGGCGGCATGAGCTGGCAGAGGAATGGCAACTGTCCCAATGCCTGTTCGGTGAACACCTGCTGGGCACTTATCCCGATAAGGTCGTGGTCTTGGTGGAATCCGAAAAGAGTGCCGTTATCGGCTCTGCCATCTTCCCCGGTTATGTATGGCTGGCGACAGGCGGCAAGAGCCAGCTGAGAGAGGAAAAGCTCCGTGTGCTGACCGGGCGCACCGTGCTCCTCTTTCCCGATGCGGACGGCTATGCGGAATGGAAACAGCGTGCCGGGAGCATGACCTATTGCAAGACGGTCGTGTCTGACATCATTGAGAAGAATGCCACCCCGGAGCAGAAAGCGGCACATATTGACATAGCCGACTGGATTGTCTTCCAGATACGGGAAAGCAAAATAAATTGTACAGCCGACCACTTGGTCGAGGCGGAAAGAATCCTCTGCCGGATGATAGAAAAGAATCCCGTCCTGCAAAAGCTAATAGATGATTTTGACCTTGTACTGGTCGGTGCATCCCCAATCGGCAACAGCGGTGAAAACCCTCCTTAA
- a CDS encoding DUF3644 domain-containing protein, translating to MSRGLPLNVKLCLDKALDSALLSVETYNKPAVKFKSGGYIVLMCIAWTSLFHAIFFKRGIKPFYREKNKVRFKRVDGEIQFWELATCVKEYFKGEDCAIRKNIELFIPLRNKLEHKFLPELDANIFAECQALLLNFDKIVEKEFGEDYCLRESLSFALQLFPSSRTLAMGIKMSKDAQKITRFIDKYRASISTDIMQSGEYSFKAFLIQVANHKSVDALPVQFFPYDKLTDDEKKKVERIAGLIKEKHIPVVNKGTLKPATVIQQVQERLGNPKIIRGKKQVNKFNSDTHTRCWKKYEVRPERNSDNPEKTKPEYCLYDEPNNSYLYTEKWVEFLVKKMQDDDEYQSLFK from the coding sequence ATGAGTAGAGGATTACCTTTAAATGTTAAATTATGTTTGGATAAAGCATTGGATTCTGCTTTGTTGTCAGTTGAAACATATAATAAACCTGCTGTGAAATTTAAATCAGGTGGGTACATTGTTTTAATGTGTATCGCATGGACATCATTGTTTCATGCAATATTTTTCAAAAGGGGGATAAAACCATTTTATCGAGAAAAAAATAAAGTACGATTTAAAAGAGTTGATGGAGAAATTCAATTTTGGGAGTTAGCCACATGTGTAAAAGAATACTTCAAAGGAGAAGATTGTGCAATAAGGAAAAACATCGAACTCTTTATTCCATTAAGAAATAAATTGGAGCATAAATTCTTACCAGAATTAGATGCTAATATTTTCGCAGAGTGCCAAGCTCTATTGCTAAATTTTGATAAGATTGTAGAGAAAGAGTTTGGTGAAGATTATTGCCTAAGAGAGTCTTTGTCCTTTGCATTGCAACTATTTCCCTCTTCGAGAACTCTTGCAATGGGGATAAAAATGAGCAAAGATGCTCAAAAAATTACTCGATTTATTGATAAATATAGAGCGTCAATAAGTACAGATATTATGCAGAGCGGAGAGTATTCTTTTAAAGCATTCTTGATTCAAGTTGCCAACCATAAGTCAGTAGATGCTCTTCCTGTTCAGTTCTTCCCATATGATAAACTGACAGATGATGAAAAAAAGAAAGTTGAAAGAATCGCAGGACTAATCAAGGAAAAGCATATTCCAGTTGTAAATAAAGGGACATTAAAACCTGCCACCGTAATACAACAAGTTCAGGAACGGTTAGGTAACCCTAAGATTATAAGAGGGAAAAAACAAGTTAATAAATTTAATTCCGATACTCATACGAGGTGTTGGAAAAAATATGAAGTTCGTCCAGAAAGGAATTCAGATAACCCTGAAAAAACAAAGCCAGAATACTGTTTATATGATGAACCTAATAATAGTTATCTATATACAGAAAAATGGGTTGAGTTTTTAGTTAAAAAGATGCAAGACGATGATGAATATCAGTCTTTATTCAAGTAA
- a CDS encoding type I restriction endonuclease subunit R — MPKTFHFTEDSYEQTIISLFKDMGYEYHYSPELDADTSRELTDSTIPGALRKAMLAINGADKVAAVDEAIRKIREQFSQPLVSANITLTDWLQNGLDVTFKTAQGSLRSDHIKIIDTDNINNNSFVVANQWTVTNGKSTKRADIVVFINGLPISVVELKSPSREVTNSEEAHQQLQNYMRIVPQLFTACQMLVISDMADTRVGTITAPLDRYMEWKTTDGSYESTAFADFETFFNGIFEKHRVIDIIANFTLTMGGDKKIRILAGYHQYFAVKKALECTKQALQRNDGKIGVFWHTQGSGKSLSMVFYAHQLLKNLLSATLLVLTDRLDLNDQLHSTFASCSDYLRQKPIKATDGENLYELLEKRKSHGIIFANIQKFKDRDKLITSRSDVIVISDEAHRTQSNTKTKIDTQTGELKLGFAAIVRKLLPNAAFIGFTGTPIEQDDNDTREVFGNYIDIYDMTQAVEDGATVPVYYESRLVKLDLDEDTLKLLDDEYDKLAEEGADEQDIKRSKSENARLRALLSAPQTIDTLCKDIINHYENNRADLLTGKAMIVAIDRATGIDIYKKLMELRPQWKDIICVVMTQGNQDPVEWNDIIGSAARKEELARQFKDNNSPLKIAIVVDMWLTGFDVPSLATMYVYKPMKGHNLMQAIARVNRVFPEKSGGLVVDYIGIAKALKKAMHDYTGRDKKNYGDPNIKTTAYQQFVAALKRCRECMNDYDYSSFSDCSNLQRANLIRGGVNVLLDKDNLVSSEPTTQTDENGNIILVDAVPAEARKVFMEESKRLSQAASLCRSLLTPAERFEEAYFEAVRTLLLRLSGNNKITRKIIDERITQLLKVAIKAEGIVEILNTKGSEFSLFDENFLKEIAEMKEKNFALELLKRLLEEHIKKYAKKRMVEAEKFSEMLDARLAEYLRGLISNEEVIKELLKMAQELKANAGQASELGLTEEEQAFYDALTKPQAVRDFYENSQLVAMAKELTEALRSSKTIDWRQKESARAKMRSMVKRLLKKYKYPPEEQEAALETVIRQCELYADSDNES, encoded by the coding sequence ATGCCTAAGACGTTTCATTTCACAGAAGATTCATACGAACAAACGATAATCTCATTGTTCAAGGATATGGGCTATGAATACCATTATAGCCCGGAACTTGACGCAGATACCAGCAGGGAACTTACCGATTCCACCATACCGGGAGCATTGCGTAAGGCAATGTTGGCTATAAACGGAGCGGACAAAGTCGCCGCCGTGGATGAAGCCATCCGCAAAATCAGAGAACAATTCAGCCAACCTTTGGTAAGTGCAAACATAACCCTCACCGATTGGCTGCAAAATGGGCTGGATGTGACCTTCAAAACCGCTCAAGGCTCATTGCGTAGCGACCATATCAAGATAATCGACACAGACAATATCAACAACAATTCTTTTGTGGTTGCCAACCAATGGACGGTTACAAATGGCAAATCCACCAAACGTGCCGACATAGTGGTATTCATCAACGGACTGCCAATCTCCGTTGTTGAGTTGAAATCCCCTTCCCGTGAAGTGACGAACTCGGAGGAAGCCCACCAACAGTTGCAGAACTATATGCGCATTGTTCCGCAACTTTTCACTGCTTGCCAAATGCTCGTGATAAGTGATATGGCAGACACACGAGTAGGCACGATTACCGCACCGCTTGACCGATATATGGAATGGAAAACCACGGATGGAAGCTATGAAAGCACGGCGTTTGCCGACTTTGAAACATTCTTCAACGGCATATTTGAGAAGCATCGGGTCATTGATATAATTGCTAACTTTACCCTTACAATGGGTGGCGATAAGAAGATACGCATACTCGCTGGCTATCACCAGTATTTTGCCGTGAAGAAAGCCCTTGAATGTACCAAACAAGCCCTGCAACGCAATGATGGAAAAATCGGCGTATTCTGGCACACACAAGGTTCGGGCAAGAGCCTTTCGATGGTGTTCTATGCCCACCAACTCTTGAAAAATCTGCTTAGTGCGACCTTGCTTGTGCTAACCGACCGTCTTGACTTGAACGACCAACTGCACAGCACTTTTGCATCGTGCAGCGACTATTTGCGCCAAAAACCAATCAAAGCTACTGATGGCGAAAACCTCTATGAATTGCTCGAAAAGCGCAAGAGCCACGGGATAATCTTTGCCAATATCCAAAAGTTCAAAGACCGTGATAAGCTCATCACCAGCCGTTCGGATGTGATTGTGATTAGCGACGAAGCCCACCGCACACAATCAAACACCAAGACAAAGATTGATACACAAACTGGAGAACTGAAACTCGGCTTTGCGGCTATCGTGCGCAAACTCCTGCCCAATGCGGCTTTTATTGGCTTCACCGGTACGCCTATTGAACAAGACGACAACGACACGAGAGAGGTGTTTGGCAACTACATTGACATCTACGACATGACCCAAGCCGTGGAAGATGGTGCTACCGTGCCTGTCTATTACGAGAGTCGTTTGGTAAAATTGGATTTGGACGAGGACACGCTCAAATTGTTGGATGACGAGTATGATAAACTGGCGGAAGAAGGTGCTGACGAACAGGACATCAAACGTTCAAAGAGTGAAAATGCACGGCTACGCGCCTTGCTTTCAGCCCCACAAACCATCGACACACTTTGCAAGGACATCATAAATCACTATGAAAACAACCGTGCCGACTTGCTCACCGGAAAAGCCATGATAGTAGCGATTGACCGTGCTACTGGTATAGACATATATAAAAAGTTGATGGAGCTTCGTCCTCAATGGAAAGATATTATCTGCGTAGTTATGACGCAAGGAAACCAAGACCCTGTAGAATGGAACGACATCATTGGCTCTGCCGCACGTAAAGAAGAACTGGCTCGCCAGTTCAAAGATAACAATTCACCGCTAAAAATCGCTATCGTAGTCGATATGTGGCTCACAGGCTTTGATGTTCCATCGCTTGCCACAATGTATGTTTACAAGCCGATGAAAGGACATAATCTTATGCAGGCTATCGCCCGTGTAAACCGTGTGTTTCCCGAAAAGAGCGGCGGTTTAGTAGTGGACTACATCGGCATTGCCAAGGCTCTCAAAAAGGCCATGCACGACTATACAGGACGTGACAAGAAAAACTACGGCGACCCGAACATCAAGACAACCGCCTATCAACAGTTCGTCGCCGCACTCAAGCGTTGCCGGGAATGTATGAACGATTACGATTATTCCTCTTTTTCCGATTGTTCCAATCTGCAGCGTGCTAACCTCATTAGAGGTGGTGTGAACGTGTTGCTTGATAAGGATAACCTTGTCTCGTCCGAACCTACCACTCAAACTGATGAAAATGGTAACATTATTCTTGTGGATGCCGTTCCTGCCGAGGCGAGAAAAGTCTTTATGGAAGAAAGCAAACGCTTGTCACAGGCTGCTTCGCTTTGCCGCAGTTTGCTCACCCCTGCAGAACGTTTTGAAGAAGCATATTTTGAAGCTGTACGGACATTGCTCTTGCGCCTTTCGGGAAACAATAAAATTACCCGTAAAATTATAGACGAACGCATCACACAACTGTTGAAAGTTGCAATCAAGGCAGAGGGAATTGTGGAAATTCTCAATACAAAAGGCTCGGAATTTTCACTCTTTGATGAGAATTTCCTGAAAGAGATAGCCGAGATGAAAGAGAAGAATTTTGCTCTCGAATTGCTCAAACGGCTGCTTGAAGAACACATCAAGAAATATGCTAAAAAAAGAATGGTTGAAGCCGAGAAATTCAGTGAAATGCTTGATGCCCGGCTTGCTGAATACCTCCGTGGGCTTATCTCCAACGAGGAAGTGATTAAGGAGCTTCTCAAAATGGCGCAAGAACTGAAAGCCAATGCGGGACAAGCATCTGAATTGGGACTGACCGAGGAAGAACAGGCTTTCTATGATGCTTTGACAAAGCCGCAAGCCGTAAGAGATTTCTATGAAAACAGCCAACTTGTTGCTATGGCAAAAGAACTGACTGAAGCCCTGCGTAGTAGCAAGACCATTGATTGGCGACAGAAAGAATCAGCCCGTGCCAAGATGCGCTCTATGGTGAAGCGATTGTTGAAAAAGTACAAATACCCACCAGAGGAACAAGAGGCTGCTCTCGAAACCGTTATCCGGCAATGTGAACTTTATGCGGATTCGGATAACGAAAGTTAG
- a CDS encoding restriction endonuclease subunit S — protein sequence MEQWKEYKLGDISNMKYGKLPPKQNNGSYPIWSGYRNVGFATTYNCRKGTIIVVARGVGGTGDVKISSEDCFLTNLSIAVELDNKICEPLYFYYKYKLSNLRYLDTGSAQSQITIDDLKRLSLKLPPLEEQKRITEILSSIDYKIELNRRINDNLMPTYYA from the coding sequence ATGGAACAGTGGAAAGAATATAAATTAGGAGATATTTCCAATATGAAATATGGGAAACTACCTCCAAAGCAAAATAACGGTTCATATCCAATTTGGTCTGGATATAGAAATGTAGGATTTGCAACAACTTATAATTGTCGCAAAGGAACTATCATTGTGGTTGCTCGTGGCGTAGGTGGAACAGGCGATGTTAAAATTTCCAGCGAGGATTGTTTCCTAACGAATTTATCGATAGCAGTTGAATTGGATAATAAGATATGCGAGCCACTATATTTTTACTATAAATACAAATTATCAAATCTAAGGTATTTAGATACTGGTTCAGCTCAATCTCAAATTACTATTGATGATTTAAAGAGATTGTCATTAAAACTACCTCCTCTTGAAGAACAGAAACGTATTACGGAGATTCTTTCCTCTATTGATTATAAAATCGAGCTGAACCGCCGGATAAATGATAATTTAATGCCAACCTATTATGCCTAA